Below is a genomic region from Verrucomicrobiota bacterium.
GACAACACGCCCGATTTCTTAAGCAACTCGGCTGGCGTCTTTGCGTTTGCCTGTTTCATCATGGCCAGCAATACACGTCCGGCGGCCTCGGCGTCGGCTTGGGCGTGGTGGTGGTTAAACTCATGGCCGATGTGCGCCGCCAGGGTGCTGAGTTGGTGGTTGGGCAGGTCCGGCCAGACTTGCTTGGCGAGACGGTAGGTACACAGGTAATCAAACGCGGAGCATTGCAGGCCGAAATATTTCATGGTGGCGCGCAATCTTTCAATGTCGAATTGCGCATTATGTGCGATCACGATATCGGCACGGGTCAGGTGTTTCAGTAATTCCGGGGCGATGGCGGGGAATTCGGGGGCGTTCTTCACGTCGAACCAGGTCAGTTTATGGATTTCGGTAAAGTCCTCCCGAAACCAGCCGTGGCCTTTGGGCGGGCGCACCAGCCAATAGGGCGACTCAACCAGCGCGCCATCCTTAAATACCGCGAGCCCAGCGGCACAGATGCTGACGTGGGAACGATTGGCGGTTTCAAAATCTAGGCTGGTGATGAGCATGGCTTTTGCAAATTCTATGGGTTGGGAGGTTTTTGTGGTTTCGTACCCCCTCACTTTTTTTCTCTCCCTTGGGGAGAGAATTTTCGTTATCCGGCTGAGGGAACATATTTGAATGGTTGCGACCTACGCTGGGTATTGCCGTTGATTTAAGGGTGGAAAAATTAGCGGTTTCAAAATCGAGGGTGGTGATGTTCATGATGTCTCAAAGGTGGCCATAGTTGTTGGTGGGATCAGGACGCAACTCCTTCAGAGTTGGGGGACACCTGCGCGCCCGACCCAAGGTAGGATTGCCCCCCACTTTGCCCTTGGCCGATCCAACCGTTGGGCTTCGATGACGCAATCCCATTCGGGATTGAACACAGCCAGGTGATGCACCGTTAAGGTTGATGGTGATCATGTTTTTTCAATCTCTACAGGTTGGGATAACACTGCGGTTCCGTACCCCCTCACTTTTTTTCTCTCCCTTGGGGAGAGAATTTTCGTTATCCGGCTGAGGGAACATATTTGAATGGTTGCGACCTACGCTGGGTATTGCCGTTGATTTAAGGGTGGAAAAATTAGCGGTTTCAAAATCGAGGGTGGTGATGTTCATGATGTCTCAAAGGTGGCCATAGTTGTTGGTGGGATCAGGACGCAACTCCTTCAGAGTTGGGGGACACCTGCGCGCCCGACCCAAGGTAGGATTGCCCCCCACTTTGCCCTTGGCCGATCCAACCGTTGGGCTTCGATGACGCAATCCCATTCGGGATTGAATACAGCCTGGTGATGCCCCGTTAAGGTTGATGGTGATCATGTTTTTTCAATCTCTGCAGGTTGGGATAACACTGCGGTTTCGTACCCCCTCACTTCTTTTCTCTCCCTTGGGGAGAGAATTTTCGTTATTCGGCTGAGGGAGCATATAATTTAAAACAATCCCAACCGTTGGTAGTGGGTTTCATCTTTGGGGAAGGGATCGGTTTCCCGCCAGCCTTCCAGTTTAAGATCAGTGATAATATGTTGGCGGGCGGCTTCGGCAGCTTCGCTGCCCCACAGTTTGCACACCTCTTCAATGCCTGCCAGGTGATGGCGTTTCTTGCGGTGGCGCATACCATAGGGCGGTTGACCGGCGAATTCATCCAGCCAGCGATGCACTTCGGCATAAGGTTTGCCAAAGGTGTGCTGTGCCTCGATACAGTGTTGTTCAAAGGTGGGCATGGTTATTGTTTATTCGGGCAGATACTCATTTTCCAGCTTGGACACCAGTTCCTGGGCAAAGATATCCAACTCTACGGTAGTGGCGCGCAATTGATGCACCAGGTAGTTGTAACCGAACATTGACGGGATGGCGACCAGCAGACCGGCTACGGTGGTGACCAAGGCGGCAGATACTCCAGGTGCCATGGTGGCCAGGCTGGCTTCGCCCTTCATGGCGATGCCGCTAAAGGTGCTCATCACGCCCCAGACAGTTCCCAACAACCCCAGAAACGGAGCGCCGCTGACTGCGATGGCCAGTATGATCAATCCGGATTCCAGTTTGAGGGACTCCATGGCCACCGTGTTTTCCACGGCCCGTTTCACCAGTTCCATGCCTTTGAACGACACCCACTGGCGGGCGGCTTCACCGCTGCTACCAGCCTTGAGGCGGGTCTTGAGGCTGGAACAACCGGCCTGGTAGATGGCAAACATGGGGCAACCCTCAATGCTTATGCGCCGCTCATGCATCTCCATCACCGCCGATTGGCCGTTAAAACCGTCGGCAAAGTGGGTGTTCAACTTTCTGGCCCGGCGGATTTGCAGGGCCTTGGCCACCATCACCGACCAGGCGATAACGGAAAACAGGAGCAGCAGAAGAATGATGCCCTTTGCCTCCGGCGTCGCCTGCCGCCAGATGAAAGTCAGTTCTGTAAATTGGGTAAAGCCTAGCATAATTAAATGTGTGTTAAAATGAGACACTTTCATCGCAGGATGGCAAACGGCAAGGGGACATTCCCTCCTTGGGTTTGTTGCATAAATTTATGCTTTCGGAAGCCACTGTGGTTTCGTACCCCCTCACTTTTTTTCTCTCCCTTGGGGAGAGAATTTTCATTATCCGGCTGAGGGGGATGGGCTTGAAGGTTCGTGCTCTCATTTCGGTATGGCCGCTGATTCCAGAACACCCGAACGGTTTCCGGTAAAGCACAAGATACTGGTTTTAATTTCCTCATAGTAATATGCCTGATCGGGTCGTTATGTGAATTGAGCCAGGGTGCCTAAAACAATGCGGATGGAGGCTTTGGTTTGCGGGGTGAGATTGCGGTCGGTCAGGTCATCCGTTTGCAGTTTCCAGATTAATTCGTAGTTGAGGTCATGGAAGCGCAGTTCAACCTGACATCGCTCATCGTATTTGAGTTGGGATACCAGTTGCTCCAACTCTTTCTTCAGTCGTTCGGTATCGGGACCGGTGGCGGATTCGGTTTGTTTAAGGCGTGGCAGGAGGTTCAACACACCGGTCTTAATACTGTCGTCAACAACCATGGCCGGGAACTCGCTGAGAATTTGGATCGGCGAACTGTCAATCCCGGTCTGGCCGCCGGGCAGTGCCAGGACCAGGTAGGCTTTCAGGTCCGGATATTTTTTCCGAATCAGGTTGAACCGCTGTTTGGCGGCAGCAACCGCACTCTGTAATTGATCAGCATTTAGCATGGATAACACCATGCACCGGTATCGGCAGCGGATCAAAGGAACTGAATGTCCCCAATCTTTGTCCAGAAATGGGGTGTCACAAGAACAAGGCAGGAGGCGGACATGGCAAAAAAATTAGCTGGCAGAAAAATTATGACCAGAAGATAGAAGCTGGGAGTTTGGAGTTGGAACGGGGTGGGGAATTAAACCGCTAAACAGGCGAAAAACGCGAAATACATTTGCGGATTGAAAGCCCATCCAGACGCCGTTTGCGTTCTGTGACAGTTTTCTGCAAAAGCAATTGGGTTCCCATTTTTATGCCAGTTTATTTTTCTGCAAAATCGGCTTCCCATTTTGTTGCTGTTTTCAGTCTCCCACTGGCAATGCAGGAGGCGGACATGGCAAAAAAATTAGCTGGCAGAAAAATGAAACCAAAGAAGATAGGAGATTGGAGGCAGGGCACCAGTGAACAGTTATCAGTGAACAGTTATCAGTGAACAGTTATCAGTGAACCGCGGAAAAGATGTGTTGCGAATCCAATCCCCGTCGGTCAAGCGTGAGCCAGGTTATCAGTCAAGCGGTTTTCTTCTCGCGCCCGGTCGCGGGCTCGTTCTTGAAGCAGGCGCGTGAGCATACCGCCACCCGCAAACCGCCCATAAAGGGAATGAACCGCCTCCAAGGCGTCTTGTTCGCCCTTTACCGCCAGGTTGGTCTGGTCCAGAATACGGGAAATCTGCCTCCAGATTTCGCGTTTTTCGTCAACCGACAACGTCCGGATTTCTTCCAACACATGTTCAGCCGTTGCTGTCATAGCTTAAATTTACTGTGGGTCATCCGCCCGGTCAAGCGGGGAATAAATTCCGTCCGGAGACGGCTGATGCGTTTGGGACTAGTACCCGGCACCCAGCCAAGGCCGGCGCACAGGAACTCATGCTTCTTTTCACCTTTCAACCCAAGCCGTTTGGCTTCGGCATCGAGGTGACGCAGTTTCTCGGCATTCTGTTTCCGTTCGGTGATGCCTTCAGCCAAGGCGGCACCCTGACGCTTGGGTACGCGCACGCGATGCAGCCTGGCGATGGCGTCCCAGCAGATGTCCCGCTTGGGGTCGAACGACCAGTAGGCGGGGATGTGGATCATCGTGCCGTACGCCGAGAGGTTGACCGAGAGTTTGAAGGTGAGCGGGTGATCGTATTTCATCCCAAAGAGATTCCACCGCAGGCAAAACGCATCAAACACCGCCTGAAACACCGCCGCTGGGGAGCGCATGTTCACTTCAAAGGAAGGCCGCAAATTGCGCTCCACACACATGCTGCGCCGGATTACGCCCTTGTGCTCACGATAGGCTTCGACATCAAAAGCCGCCTTGATCCGCGCCCATTGCCGTCGTAACTCGGGATTGGTCTTGGTCTCCTGCGCGTGCTGATAAAATTTAACCTGCGTTTTGACCAAATTCTCGTAGGTGCCGGCATGGACCTGCTTTTCGTGATCCGCCACCGCTGTGCAGACGGTTTCGTTAGGTGGTTCCGGCAGCATTTCAATGACCAGTTGTTGCTGCGCGTTCAATTTCTTGCGTTTTTCCAACGTCGCCAGGCAATCCACCATCACATCCTGGATATTAAACGGCCAGAGCGTCGGAGGGACAAACATCCACAGGTATAGCGCGTGCAATGAAAGGACTGCGGTTTCGGTCAGCTTGGGGATGACTGCATGATAGCGGCGCAAAGCATCCTCCGCCCAGTTGGCCCGGTCAAAAGCGCGGGCTTTGAGCTTCTCCAAATCACGATCAAGTGCGGTGGTCATGGTATTTCGGCGGTTGGTTAAGCCTTTCCATGCGTCACTTTCGTTTCAAACTCCAGCGGCCTCGCCGCCAGACCTGAGGGACTTTCACCCCCGGCTACACACCGCTTCTCCGAGCTTATGATTTTCCCTGCCGCACCTGTTCCTTCTTTTCCTCCAGTTCGTTCTGGAAGGTTTTGCGGTCGCTGACGAGTTGTTTCTCGAGCTGCTGGACTTCCTCGGGATCGCCCTTGTCATAGGCCTTGGCCAGCTTGCCCTTGATGAAAATTTCGCGGTCGGCCACCTTGGCCTTGTATTCGGCCTCCAATTCGGCCAGGCGCTTCTTCTGTTTATCCGTCACCTTGACGGTGGGCGACTGTTTGGACAGCCGCTCCATGGCTAATTCATACGCAGATTTCATGGGTTTATTCGCTTAATTCGTTCATTCAACTAACGACAGCATGGCACTGTTCGCTGTCTCGGGCAAGCGTCTTCGACAGCACGTTGTTACCGATGCACCGTCGTGCCGTTCTGATTGAATGCAGCCTAAATCGTCAGCAACAAACCGAAGTGCTTTATCCAGAGGCCAACCTGACCTCGTTGACTGTTTTATCCAGCGTCCGCGCAAAAAAACTCTATTTCTGCTGCACCGTAAACACCGCGGCCTTGGTAAAGCCGGATGGATTGAGGGTGGTGGGCAACTTTTGCCAGTACAATTCGCCACCAGCGCCTTGCTTGCACCGGAAGTACCCCAGCAGCATTCCTTTGTTCGCATACAGCGGCTGATAGAGCGGCACATCGCCCCAGACGGAGATGCCCGTGGTTAGCGCGACCGCCGTGCCGTCGCTGAGTTTGCCACTGGTGGTCGTAACGCCGGTCGGCGCGACTTTGATGGTCAGGGTGCCCAGATTATTCGTATCCGTGATCACATACGTCCCCTGGAACGCATTGGTTTTGGCGACCACTTTCCGATCCGCCATCAAACCGGCCTGCCAGCCGCCCACCGGGCCGACATCGCCGTACATCCCCAGCGAATCCGGTTCCACCTTGATCCGCACGCGCAGTGCTGGCTGCGTGCCGCGCGCCACCCAATTGGTGGCGTAACCGGCCGCATTAAAGGCGCCGGACAACGGATAACTCTTGCCCTGATTCAGCAGTTGGCCGGTGTAGCTCCCTTTATCCGTCAGCGTCAGCTTCAACGCCCCCGAGTTGGTCCAATCCGTGCTTTCGTAACCGAGCGTGAAGATTCCCTGATAATCGCCCTTGTCCGCGATGAAGCGGTTGGTGACGAAGTTCGCCGTAAGCTGCAAATTGGGGCGCATTTTAAATACCAGGTTCGGATTATTGGTGACTACCGCGCCGTTCGCCACCCAGTTGGAAAATATCTGGCCTGCGGCGGGCACCGCCTTAATGGAATAGTTCCGGCCGATTTCCAGCAGCATATTATTCATGGCGGGCAGGATCGTGCCCGCCCCGGTTTGGCTGACGCTCAACGCCGAGGTTTGCACGATGACAAACGCCACGCTGCTGGTGCGCGAGCAATTTCCAGACGCATCCACCGCGTAAGCCCGCAGCACGTTGGTGCCGGCGACCACCCATGCCACATTGGTCCACGCCTTGGTGCCAGTGACCACGTCAAACGTCCCGCCGTTGATTTGGCAGAATACTTTATCCACGCCAACATTGTCCGCCGCCGTGCCCCGCACGGTAACAATCGAGCCATTGGTGAGTATCCGTTGACCGGGTGTCGGAGTGGCGATCACCACGGACGGAGGGGTCTTATCCGTGGTGCCTCCGCCACCACCTTTGGTAACATCCACGCCGCCGATCACCCCGCTCACCAAAACACTCGTGGTCCGCGTCTGCGGCACACCGGGCACGGTGGTTACGGTTTCAGATTTCACTGCGCCGACATTGGGCGCCAGATAAAAGGTCATTTGCGCGGTGCTGGAGATGGATTGGCCCATGACCGTCGTCGTCGTCGTCATGGTCTCCACCACCTTCAAACAATTATTAAACGTTCCCGCCGGAACGGTCACCGACCCGCCCGCACTGACCGTTCCGCTGATGGTGACGCTGGCACTGGCACCCGAAACGGTGAAGTGGCTCGTGCCGCTGAATGAGCCCTGAGTGGCCAGGGCGGACTCGGTGATTGATAAGAGCGCGGGCGAATAGACGGTCGAAACGCCCCCCGCCACCACGTCGTAGCTCACGACACTGCCGCCCGAGTAGCCAATGTGCGCGACACTGGATAAACTGCCCACCACCGTGGTAACCTTCAGCGCGCCGGGATACCCGCCATCTCCGCTCGCGTACGTTGTCGTGGCGTTGCCACTGGTGGAGCTCATGGTGTAGTGGTCGCCCACGTGCATCGGCCAGTAGGTTTGCAACGCCCCACCCTGCACATTAGGAGAAATCAGCCACAACGGCAGAAAGCCGACGGTCCAGATCAAGTTCTTGAATAATTTCATACGTCATTTCCTCTATTTTTAGTGTCGTTGTCCCACACTTGCCGTTTCCGCACGGAAAGAACTGACACAACTTCCACTCCTTACATATAAAACTATTGGCAAAAAACAAAAAATGGAGCCATTCATTTTTTGTTTAATGGTAACCTTATTTTGATGAAAAAGGCGGCCTATGCCTGATTCCAAACCGCTCACTTCAGCATTAAAAACTATAGTTGTTGAAGCAACCCGGCAAGGGCCGCTTGGTTGCGCAACGGCAGGCCGATGGCCAACCGCAGGCGATTGGTGGCTGGCAGGCGTTCTGTTGGCGTCAAACGTGTAACGGCATCAGGAACATGGCCGCGCAAGGTCTGCCGTTCTGCGCTCCATGCGGACGTGAACGAGAACAACAGCAGCCAGCCCATAAACCAGGTGCTGATTGAGACCAGTGTCGTTGAACGTCCTGCACTGCCAGCCAAGCTACAACCGCCCCCTTCGGAATGCGGAACAACCGCATCCTTATCCTGACTCCATATCCCATACTCACTCATAACCAAAGATGTTGCACAAATCCAATAGCGCAAGGGGCGGAGACCAAGGCAAAGATATGTGTGCTTGGCACGGGAAAAGTCCGCGCATCGTACAAGGACGCCCACCCGTTTTTTATCAAGCCAGCCTTACCAGTTGCCCGGCGTCCCCCTCACGTATCATGCCACACGGTATTCCTCGCGACATTCCGCGCCCAAAGCTTGTCAGACCCGTGGGAGTCAGATAGGCTCCTGGCCGATGCGTCTGTTACATCAATACCTGCTGCGCGAATTTCTGGTGCCGCTGGGATTTTGCTTATGCGGCTTCCTGATCTTTTGGGTGGCATTCGATTTGTTTGGGCAAATGGACGAGTTCCAGCGGGCCGGGCTGAAACCGTTGGATGTGGCCCAATATCTCCTGGTGACCTCGCCCGATATTCTTGGGCGCGTGGTACCGGTGGCCTTGCTGCTGGCCATGCTGTACGCCTTGACCAATCACGCGCGCCACAACGAGCTGACGGCGATGCGGGCAGCGGGACTCAGCCTGTGGAACTTGGGCATACCGTATTTCGGCGTGAGCCTGGCCTGCGGTTTTCTGTTATTTGCAGTGAATGAACTGCTGTTGCCAGACAGCGCCGAAATGGCCGAAGGCATCCTCAACAAATACACGGTGCAGAGCAAGCAAGGCGCGGCGAATCAATGGGTAAAAAACCTTTCCTTCATCAACGCTTCCGAGATGCGCACCTGGCAGATTGGAGCCTATCACATGCAGACCTACGAGATGCTTCGCCCGCACGTGGACTGGAAGAAACCGGACGATTCCCGGATGGAATTGTATGCCGAGCGCGCTGTCTATGGCAATGGCATCTGGAATTTCTTCCAGGTGCAACAGATTCTGTATCCGCCCGGCGCGCTGGTGCCGTCCCGCTTGACCACCAATTATCTCGCGCTGCCGGAGTTCACCGAAACGCCACGCCAGATCAAGAGCGAAATTAAAATCAGCGCCATGTCCAGCCTGCGGGAGATGCGCGGGGCCTCGTTGTCGCTGATGGAAATTCTGGAATATCAGCGCTGGCATCCCGAGGCGCGCCGGGATCACCGCCTGAACACCAAGTTTCATGTCCGTCTGGCCGCGCCCTACACCTGCCTCATCGTGGTGCTGATCGCGATCCCATTTGGCGCGGCATCCGGCCGCCGCAACGCCTTTGTGGGGGTGGCCAGCAGCATTTTTTTCTGTTTTACATTTTTTGTAGTGCAACGGCTGGGCGAAGCCTTGGGGCTGGGCGGACGGATCGACCCCTGGCTGGCCGGCTGGTTTCCAAACCTGCTGTTTGGCACCCTGGGCGCGATATTAACCAGCCGGGTGCGCTGATGGATTCACCGTGTTATGACTGATTCACTGTCCGATTTGCAACGGCGGTATGAGCGGCTGAACCTGTTGTATCAGGTCGGCAACGTCATTCATTCCACCCTGGACCCACAGCAGGCGCTCGACCTGATCCTGAATGAAGTGGTTCGGCTGACCCGCGCCTCCAGCGGTTCCATTGTCCTGATCAATCCCAACACCGGATTTCTGGAAATTGAGGCCGCGCACGGGCTGCCGCCAAATGCGCGCCAGATCAAGCTGCGCGTCGGCGAGGGCGTTACCGGCTGGGTGGCTCGCACCGGCAAACCCGCGCGCGTGGGCGATGTCCGCAAGGATCACCGGTACGTGATGCTGCGCGAAAATATCCGCTCGGAACTGGCCGTGCCGCTCTATGTCGAGGGGGAACTCCGCGGATTGGTGAATGTGGACTCGGAGAGCCTGGATGCTTTTACCGAGGATGACCAGCAGTTGCTCGAAGAATTATCGGTCCAGGCGGCCCGGGTCATTCACAATACCTGGTTGTACGAGCAACTCCGCCACAAGGCACGCCTGTTTGAATCCCTCGTCAGCGTGAGCCGGGCCATTAACTCCACCCTGAGTTTGGATGAAGCGCTACGGGTCATCACGCGCGAAGCCTGTCATTTGATGGACGCGCACGTCTGCTCCTTGCTGCTGCTGGATGAAACGCACGAATGGCTGGATGTTCGCGCCCATCACGGCGCCGGGCCGGATTACCTGAGCAAACCCCGTCTAAACGTGGCGGAAAGCCTGGTGGGCAACGTGGTGCGCCGGCGCAAAGCCGTCCAGGTGGCCAACGTGCAAACCAGCAGCCAATACCAGAACCTGGACGTGGCACGCAAGGAAGGGCTGGTAGCACTGCTGAGCGTGCCACTGGTGTACGGGGCTCGCGCCATCGGCGCGCTAAACGTCTATACCGGCCAGGTACATACGTTTTCCAACGAGGAAATCGTGATCCTCGCGGCGCTGGCGGAACTCTCGGGCATTGCAATTGAAAAAGCCCGCCTCTACGAGCGGGTGGTGAACCTGGAAGAACAATTGCGGCAAAACGAGCAACTCTCCGCCCTGGGCCTGCTGGCCGCAGAGGTCGCCCACGAAATCCGCAATCCGCTCACCGTGATGAAGATGCTGTTCCACTCCCTCGAATTGAAGTTTGAACCGGACGATCCACGCGCCCGGGACAAGGAGGTCATCGTCGAGAAAATGGAGCATCTCAACCGAATCGTGGAAAAAATCCTCGACTTCGCGCGCTGCTCGGAACCGCAGTTGGGCCCGGTGGACCTGAACCAAGTGGTGGACGACCTCAGCCTGCTGGTGCGGCATAAACTGCGCCAACACAAGATTGAGCTGGTGCGGGAGACGGACCCCGAACTGCCAGCGGTTCGCGGGGATGCC
It encodes:
- a CDS encoding LptF/LptG family permease, producing the protein MRLLHQYLLREFLVPLGFCLCGFLIFWVAFDLFGQMDEFQRAGLKPLDVAQYLLVTSPDILGRVVPVALLLAMLYALTNHARHNELTAMRAAGLSLWNLGIPYFGVSLACGFLLFAVNELLLPDSAEMAEGILNKYTVQSKQGAANQWVKNLSFINASEMRTWQIGAYHMQTYEMLRPHVDWKKPDDSRMELYAERAVYGNGIWNFFQVQQILYPPGALVPSRLTTNYLALPEFTETPRQIKSEIKISAMSSLREMRGASLSLMEILEYQRWHPEARRDHRLNTKFHVRLAAPYTCLIVVLIAIPFGAASGRRNAFVGVASSIFFCFTFFVVQRLGEALGLGGRIDPWLAGWFPNLLFGTLGAILTSRVR
- a CDS encoding GAF domain-containing protein; translation: MTDSLSDLQRRYERLNLLYQVGNVIHSTLDPQQALDLILNEVVRLTRASSGSIVLINPNTGFLEIEAAHGLPPNARQIKLRVGEGVTGWVARTGKPARVGDVRKDHRYVMLRENIRSELAVPLYVEGELRGLVNVDSESLDAFTEDDQQLLEELSVQAARVIHNTWLYEQLRHKARLFESLVSVSRAINSTLSLDEALRVITREACHLMDAHVCSLLLLDETHEWLDVRAHHGAGPDYLSKPRLNVAESLVGNVVRRRKAVQVANVQTSSQYQNLDVARKEGLVALLSVPLVYGARAIGALNVYTGQVHTFSNEEIVILAALAELSGIAIEKARLYERVVNLEEQLRQNEQLSALGLLAAEVAHEIRNPLTVMKMLFHSLELKFEPDDPRARDKEVIVEKMEHLNRIVEKILDFARCSEPQLGPVDLNQVVDDLSLLVRHKLRQHKIELVRETDPELPAVRGDAAQLSQAFLNLTLNAVEAMPNGGRFTIRLRRLPRSTRVASHVAVEFEDNGEGMTEEQRNRAFTSLLNTTRTRGTGLGLAIVNRVVEAHRGHVIVKSQPGKGTRFRITLPVKG
- a CDS encoding Ig-like domain-containing protein, translating into MKLFKNLIWTVGFLPLWLISPNVQGGALQTYWPMHVGDHYTMSSTSGNATTTYASGDGGYPGALKVTTVVGSLSSVAHIGYSGGSVVSYDVVAGGVSTVYSPALLSITESALATQGSFSGTSHFTVSGASASVTISGTVSAGGSVTVPAGTFNNCLKVVETMTTTTTVMGQSISSTAQMTFYLAPNVGAVKSETVTTVPGVPQTRTTSVLVSGVIGGVDVTKGGGGGTTDKTPPSVVIATPTPGQRILTNGSIVTVRGTAADNVGVDKVFCQINGGTFDVVTGTKAWTNVAWVVAGTNVLRAYAVDASGNCSRTSSVAFVIVQTSALSVSQTGAGTILPAMNNMLLEIGRNYSIKAVPAAGQIFSNWVANGAVVTNNPNLVFKMRPNLQLTANFVTNRFIADKGDYQGIFTLGYESTDWTNSGALKLTLTDKGSYTGQLLNQGKSYPLSGAFNAAGYATNWVARGTQPALRVRIKVEPDSLGMYGDVGPVGGWQAGLMADRKVVAKTNAFQGTYVITDTNNLGTLTIKVAPTGVTTTSGKLSDGTAVALTTGISVWGDVPLYQPLYANKGMLLGYFRCKQGAGGELYWQKLPTTLNPSGFTKAAVFTVQQK
- a CDS encoding 3'-5' exonuclease encodes the protein MLITSLDFETANRSHVSICAAGLAVFKDGALVESPYWLVRPPKGHGWFREDFTEIHKLTWFDVKNAPEFPAIAPELLKHLTRADIVIAHNAQFDIERLRATMKYFGLQCSAFDYLCTYRLAKQVWPDLPNHQLSTLAAHIGHEFNHHHAQADAEAAGRVLLAMMKQANAKTPAELLKKSGVLSGSF
- a CDS encoding MotA/TolQ/ExbB proton channel family protein yields the protein MLGFTQFTELTFIWRQATPEAKGIILLLLLFSVIAWSVMVAKALQIRRARKLNTHFADGFNGQSAVMEMHERRISIEGCPMFAIYQAGCSSLKTRLKAGSSGEAARQWVSFKGMELVKRAVENTVAMESLKLESGLIILAIAVSGAPFLGLLGTVWGVMSTFSGIAMKGEASLATMAPGVSAALVTTVAGLLVAIPSMFGYNYLVHQLRATTVELDIFAQELVSKLENEYLPE